Proteins encoded together in one Coffea arabica cultivar ET-39 chromosome 2c, Coffea Arabica ET-39 HiFi, whole genome shotgun sequence window:
- the LOC113732179 gene encoding protein VACUOLELESS GAMETOPHYTES encodes METEEMKLQVISHFSHRHPLELVEVEEEDDDQVNICSGCEVQILGSAYNCTKPSCDFILHHSCIDLPRKVKHNSHPKHPLILHFFPPYGDGEFTCNACGNPGHGFTYHCISCKYDLHVDCASLPEVEYREDHEHPFMLSYSFRLQDKAEGKGKAVAEEAELKDFECYVCHGPVEKGCWAYSCSSCYYCAHLECVN; translated from the coding sequence ATGGAAACAGAGGAGATGAAGCTGCAGGTGATCAGCCATTTCAGCCACCGCCACCCGTTGGAGCTGgtggaagttgaagaagaagatgatgatcaaGTAAATATATGCTCAGGTTGTGAGGTACAAATTCTGGGTTCAGCTTATAATTGCACCAAGCCAAGCTGTGACTTCATCCTCCACCATTCCTGCATTGATCTTCCCAGGAAAGTGAAGCACAATTCACATCCCAAGCATCCTTtgattcttcatttcttcccaCCTTATGGCGATGGAGAGTTCACTTGTAACGCCTGCGGAAATCCTGGTCATGGTTTTACCTACCATTGTATAAGTTGCAAATATGATCTTCATGTCGACTGTGCTTCGCTGCCTGAAGTCGAGTATCGCGAAGATCACGAGCATCCTTTCATGTTGTCTTACTCGTTTCGATTGCAAGATAAGGCAGAGGGAAAGGGGAAGGCCGTGGCAGAGGAGGCCGAGTTAAAGGATTTCGAATGCTATGTCTGTCATGGACCTGTGGAAAAGGGTTGCTGGGCATATTCTTGTTCAAGTTGTTACTATTGTGCACATTTGGAGTGTGTGAATTAA
- the LOC140035262 gene encoding uncharacterized protein encodes MEYKHFSHVHGLVYQQLPQGTEVHCSGCKFPGSGCLYSCWQCSYFLHEQCFQASRSLKHPSHPAHPLTLVPYPTYPSNSFYCNTCNLVGNGFSYCCSECDFDLHVHCAFKPNATPLQETLSPAPNYHSYPNVGYGTQNFSPHPSSPIDQTAGYSFHNANFPSSYPASSETGSYYESIQHNASSNPPLHNSPMPSGYPGSIQHNATPNPPSNTSLMPNTYQESIQHNASFNAPPHNSPMPNLNASPASVPSHQVSGTAPAGNSPVVNSQIKPPEASSSVPQPSEPVRISLLSNPSKVQEVKHFSHQHALQLNDIKDTSPKVCSGCEDNLTGSAYSCVESQCNFHLHKSCFELPREIRHKSHLDHPLTLLAKPASHYTDGQFACNACLQSGAAFVYNCESCSFDLHVECVSLPESIIRPDHKHPLKLFYSNPVPKEEGQQVTFVCDVCQKPVHEIAWIYYCHECDFGTHLECAVYETQPVQKTEEELVREAELKLAMLQLLMNGVRDTANVVNSSNVVYRATDKN; translated from the coding sequence atggaGTACAAGCACTTCAGCCATGTTCATGGCCTGGTCTATCAGCAATTGCCACAAGGCACAGAAGTTCATTGCTCCGGCTGCAAATTTCCGGGCTCCGGCTGTCTTTACTCATGTTGGCAGTGCAGTTACTTTCTTCACGAGCAATGTTTTCAGGCAAGCCGTTCTCTCAAACACCCTTCCCATCCCGCTCATCCTTTAACTTTAGTCCCATATCCTACTTATCCCTCCAATTCTTTCTACTGCAACACTTGTAATCTTGTTGGAAATGGCTTTTCTTATTGTTGTTCTGAATGTGATTTTGACCTTCATGTTCATTGTGCCTTCAAGCCTAATGCGACTCCTTTGCAAGAAACTTTGTCCCCTGCTCCTAACTACCACAGTTACCCGAATGTTGGGTATGGAACACAGAATTTTAGTCCTCATCCATCATCTCCAATTGATCAAACTGCCGGCTATTCTTTCCATAATGCCAATTTTCCCTCGAGTTATCCTGCATCATCTGAAACAGGGAGCTATTATGAAAGCATCCAACATAAtgctagctcaaatcctccccTGCATAACTCCCCGATGCCTAGTGGCTACCCTGGATCCATCCAACATAATGCTACCCCAAATCCTCCATCCAATACCTCATTGATGCCTAATACCTATCAGGAATCCATCCAACATAATGCTAGCTTTAACGCTCCCCCGCATAACTCACCGATGCCTAATCTTAATGCCTCACCAGCTAGTGTGCCGAGCCATCAGGTTTCAGGGACTGCTCCAGCTGGAAATTCTCCTGTCGTTAATAGCCAAATAAAACCACCAGAGGCAAGTTCTTCAGTGCCGCAGCCATCTGAGCCGGTTAGAATCTCACTGCTCAGTAATCCATCAAAAGTACAGGAGGTCAAGCATTTCAGCCATCAACATGCGCTGCAACTAAATGACATCAAAGATACATCTCCAAAAGTGTGCTCAGGCTGTGAGGATAATCTTACAGGCTCAGCTTATAGCTGCGTTGAATCCCAATGCAATTTCCACCTCCACAAGTCCTGTTTCGAGTTGCCACGAGAGATTCGTCATAAATCTCACCTTGATCACCCCCTCACACTACTAGCTAAACCAGCTTCACATTACACAGATGGTCAGTTTGCCTGCAACGCCTGTCTTCAGAGTGGGGCCGCATTTGTGTACAATTGTGAGTCTTGCTCGTTTGATCTCCATGTCGAATGTGTTTCATTGCCCGAAAGCATCATAAGGCCAGACCATAAGCATCCCCTTAAGCTATTCTACTCCAATCCTGTGCCAAAGGAAGAGGGACAGCAGGTAACTTTTGTGTGTGATGTGTGTCAAAAGCCAGTGCACGAAATTGCGTGGATTTACTATTGCCATGAATGTGACTTTGGTACTCATCTGGAATGTGCTGTGTATGAAACTCAACCTGTTCAGAAGACTGAAGAAGAATTGGTTCGTGAAGCTGAACTTAAGCTGGCCATGCTTCAGCTTCTAATGAATGGTGTTCGTGATACTGCAAACGTGGTAAATAGTTCAAATGTTGTCTATCGTGCAAcagacaaaaattga